In Lachnospiraceae bacterium, the DNA window TTCTGCCCTTGGCACAGCCTTTTCCAATCCGATGCCAAGTCTGCATCCGATGGATTTGCTGATTGGCGTGTGCTGCGGAACAGGCCTGCGGCTTGCCGTGTACCTGAAAGGCAAAAATGCCAAGAAATATCGCCATGGCATGGAGTATGGCTCTGCACGGTGGGGAACGCAGAGAGACATCGAACCGTTTGAAGATCCGGTGTTTGCAAACAATGTGATTTTGACCCGGACGGAGCGGCTGATGATGGGCAATCGCCCGAAGAATCCGGCAAATGCGAGAAACAAAAACGTGCTTGTGGTCGGTGGTTCCGGCAGCGGTAAGACCCGATTTTGGCTCAAACCCAACCTTTTACAATGTCACAGTTCCTATGTGGTCACTGACCCGAAAGGCGATATCGTAATCGACTGCGGCCAAGCCCTTTTGAAGAATGGATACAGCATCCGGATCTTTAACACCATCAATTTCAGAAAGTCGATGCATTATAATCCCTTCGCGTATATTCACAGCGAAAAGGATATTTTGAAGCTGACCACAACGCTCATTGCCAACACCAAGGGAGACGGCAAGGCCGGTGACGAATTCTGGACGAAGGCAGAGACCTTGCTGTATTGTGCTTTGATTGGTTATATCCACTATGAGGCACCGCTGGAAGAGCAGAACTTTGCAACGCTGATTGAATTCCTGAATGCGATGGAAGTGCGCGAGGATGATGAAACCTTTCAGAATCCAGTGGATCAGATGTTTGAAGCACTGAAAAAGAAGAAGCCGAACCACTTTGCTGTCCGTCAATATGCCAAGTTCAAGCTGGCGGCGGGCAAGACCTTAAAGTCGATTCTTGTGAGCTGCGGTGCACGTCTGGCTCCCTTCGATATTGAGGAAGTCCGCGATATCACCATGTACGATGAGCTGTCGCTGGATACGGTGGGAGATAAGAAAACGGCTCTGTTCCTCATTATGAGCGATACAGACCCGACTTTTAATTTCCTGATTTCGATGATCTATACACAGCTGTTTAACCTGCTGTGCGAGAAAGCGGATGATGTCTACGGCGGCAGATTGCCGGTGCATGTGCGCTGCCTGATTGATGAGTGTGCGAACATTGGTCAGATTCCGAATCTGGAAAAGCTGGTAGCCACCATCCGATCAAGAGAAATCTCGGCATGTCTGGTACTTCAGGCACAGAGCCAGTTGAAGGCAATCTACAAGGACAATGCCGATACCATCATCGGCAATATGGATTCTCGTATTTTCCTTGGCGGTTCGGAGCCGACTACGCTAAAAGAGCTGAATCAGGCTCTGGGAAAAGAAACGATTGATCTGTACAACACTTCCGATACCAGAGGCAACAGCCCATCTTACGGCACCAATTATCAAAAGGTTGGGCATGACCTGGCTTCGGTGGATGAACTGGCTGTGCTGGATGGCGGAAAGTGCATTTTGCAGCTGCGCGGTGTCAGACCGTTCAAGTCAGATAAATACGATCTGACCCAGCATCCGAACTACAAGCTCACTGCCGGTGCTGATAAAAAAAACACGTTCAGCATCGAGGCGTTTCTCGATCATCGGCTGAAGCTCAAGCCCGGTGATAAGTACGAAGTGGTTGACGCAGATCATGCCAAGTAAGGTTGCTCTGACGGCGAAGATGTCATGGGTGTGCTGCTGGCAACAGAATAATAAGAAGAGGCGGCGAGCTGCCGCCTCTTTACATAGCCAGGTTTCTGATTGGGATTGGAAATCTGGCTATATGTTTGTCTATTTGCAGGTGCACATGCAGATGGAAAATCACTATTCATCAGCCCATAAGGGCGCATCGTACAAGGAGGTACACATTTATGGCATTTTTCAACAGCGCAGTAACCGTTCTTCAGACTCTCGTTATCGCACTGGGTGCCGGTCTCGGTATCTGGGGCGCAATCAACCTGCTGGAAGGCTACGGCAACGACAACCCTGGTGCCAAGTCTCAGGGCATGAAGCAGTTCATGGCTAATTAAAGGGAGCAAAAAGAAAGGAAAAGCACAATCCAGACGGTATCAGCGGCAGGTTACAAGAATAAATTGTGATTTCACAAGATTGGTGTTATAATAAGAGAAAAGTTCCTGCCGGGGCAGCCGCCTCGGTGGTATGGATAGAAAGGCAGGAAAACAATATGCACATCAGCTATAAACCACTCTGGCACACACTGTTAGAGCGTGATATGAGGAAAGAGGATTTAAGGCTTGCCGCTGGTATGACAACGAATATGATTGCCAACATGAGCAAAGAGGGAAAGCACATCAGCATGGACACATTAGCCCGTATCTGTGAAACGCTGAATTGTGAGATTACCGATGTGATTGAGTTAGTACCAGACGAGCCTGCTTCCACAGGAGGTAAGGAACATGAGAGAATTGAAACCAAGAATAACGGAAAACGGAATTGATTATATCCTTGTCGGAGATTACTACATCCCGGACTTGAAACTGCCGGAGGAACACCGCCCTATCGGAAAGTACGGACGGATGCACCGGGAATATTTAAGGGAAGTCCACCCAGCCAGATTGAATACATTGATACTGACCGGAGAATTGTGGACATATCTTGCAGACCTGAACGAACAGGCACAGGAACGGTTAGACACTATCATGGAGCAGATGAAAGCCACCGAGGGCGTGACAGAGGAATTGAAGCGAACTCAACAAATGGAATGGGTGCAGCGTTGTAATAACATTCACAACCGGGCAGAAGAAATTGTTTTGCATGATATAATTTATTCATACGGGAGTAATTAAATCGGAGGTATATAAGATGATTGAAATTGTATTTGGTGAAAGTGCCTGTGGAAGTTTGAAAATTGCCCAAACTTACGGTAAGGGAAAGTATAGAGGAAGTGCAGTTTCGGTCTTTATGAGGCACGAAGATGGGAGTGTTCCATCTTCAGATGAAATGAAAGAAGCACAAATTCAAGCACAGGAACAAGAACATATTGCTTGGGAGAATGCTATTCCATTGGGAGGCAAGAGCAGTGATGTTTATTGTTTTGATATGGCTCTTAGTGTGGGAGATATTTCTGATAATGGAATTGGCGAACAGCGGAAAAATGTTCTCAAGAAAATGCTGTCTGTCTGGTTTGTAGAGGATTTAGACTATCAGGTTGAAGAAAAAATACAGAAAATTAAAACTACATTGTCTTCGGTTATTGAACGATATGTAGCTGGGGAAGAAGTTCGTATTTGGTATAGCTATAATCCGGATGAACTTTGCGGTATGTACTGGCTTATGAAACAACTTCGACCATTAAACTGTCAGACAACAATTTATTTGGTTAAGTTACCTGCCTGGGAATATGGAAAAGAAAATACTATGACATCCAAAATAGCATGGGGTGAGGTTTCTCCTGGCGAATGGGGAAAATATATAACTCTACAAGAAAAAGCTAAGCCTGTATTTCTTTCAGCTTGTGCTATGAAATGGAATCAACTTCAAAATGAAAATGCACCTTTGCGTGCAATGCTAAATGGTAAATTGCAAAGTGTTTCAGAAGATATATATGATAGTTTCATTCTTCGTGAAATTGCGGAACAGCCAGAGCAATTCAAAATGGCTATTGTTATAGGTAATGTTTTAGGAAAATATCAACTTGGAATTAGTGATGTATGGATTTCTAATCGCATTGATAAAATGCTTGAAGATGGTGTGTTGGAAATTATACAGGACGCACCAAAGGGAGAAACAAATTATCGCCGGATATTAAGAAAACGAATGAAATAATAACCACAGCAAGAACCGCTGCTACATGGAAGGCACCCCAACCATGCAACAGCGGTTTTTTTTACCGTTTTTTCCTCTGGCTGATAGGCGTTCCCATTTTCTTTGATTTTTTGAGAATCCGAATCAGCCAGCGAAATTCTTCGTCTGACAGATTTTTATAGTTGATACCGAGCTGCTTGCAGTAAAGGACAACCAGCTTTTCATCCCGGCTGCCCTTGAAATTTTCGACTGCTTCGAGATTTTCTTTCAATTCATCGGCAACGGTGGTCTGGGGCGCACTCTCACTGTCCTTTTTGTGGGCTTCCCGAATATCCCGGATAATCAGGTTGAGGTCATCCAGAACCATGTGACTGAAATACTCATCATCACTGATATGGGCGGCTTGCAGCACTTTCAAATGCGGGTCATCTTCGCCTGGGCGATACCGTTCAATGATTTCATGCCGGACGGTATCGACAAGTGCATTGAGGTTTTGAATCTGCATGGTAGCAATCCCGTCCACATAAATCTCAATGTCTGCAAGAAACTTGATGAAATCTTTATGTGTAGCAAGCTCACAGAGCAGACGGTTGTTAATCCGACCGCTTTTCAGCAGTGCCACCATCTCATCATTCAAATGCAGCTCCGTCAATGGTGTGTTGATCTGCTCCCTGTTCTCTGTCCGGCACAGTAGATAATCAACAGAGACCCCATAGAAGTCTGCCAGCGTGATAAGGTTGCCATGATTGATTTCCTTAAAATCCTCTTTTTCATAACTTCCAAGAGCTGATTTGGAAATGCCTGTCAGCTTTGATAGTTCTTCCAGATTTAAGCCTTTGTCCTTGCGGAGTTCCCAAAGGCGTTCCTGTATGCTTGTTGCTCCTTTCATGGGCGCACGCTCCTTTCCAATGGTTTCATTGCTGCCGCTTATCTGGATTATATCACACTTTCCGCAATCGTGGAAATTTCTGATTTTTACCCCTAATTCCTACTTTGTGGACATACGGCACAGGGCACAAAAATGTTCTATGATACAGGTAGTTCATCGATGGATTATTCCAATCGAATGACCAGCCTGTGTGGGATATGCTTCCCCGGCGATGTAGTGCCATGACTTTTGGCAGGGATGTGGAGGAACCCTGACCGAAACGAGCGTACCAAAGGGAGCGATACGCCGCTGTGAGATTCAGGGGAGGAACGACACCGGGGAGAACTGGCGAACTGACACCGAAATGATACCGAAACACGACAATCTGATAGGGGGATAGTCTACCCTATCGCTGATACTTCGGGAGATTTTAATCGGCTCTATGGCTGTAATTTTGCCGAAAATCGCCCCGAAACCATACACTAAAACGGGAGGAAACACAATATGCCGAGAATGAGCAAAAAGAGGAAGCATGAGCTTTCCTTTTACCTCAATGACCGGGGGCGTGTCACTTACAACGAATTATGCCGGAAATGCCAGCATGGGTGCAGGCAGAGCTTCCGGGCGGTTGTGATTGACTGCCCCCGTTATTTATCCAAACGAGCAAAGAAAAAGGAGGAACACACCGAATGAATTTTGAATTTATGACGATAGACACACCATTGCCGCCCTGTATGCCCTTTCCCAGAGCGTTGACAGGATTTCCAGTCAGCAGCACCGCAAAGGTCATGTACTGCCGGATGTTGGACGCTATGCTCTCCAAAGGTCAGGAGGACGAGAACGGAATCCTGTTTGTCTGCTTCCCTGTCACAGCCATTGCCGCAGTCCTGTCCCGCAGTCCCATGACGGTCAAGCGTTCTCTGAATGAACTGGAAACCGCCGGACTTATCATGCGGGTGCGTCAGGGCGTTGGAGAACCAAACAGGATTTATGTGCTGATACCGGGAAAGGAGGACGCTGCCCTTGCCTGATACCTCAAAGCTGGAAAAGCTCAACCGGGAGTTGGAGAAAAGCGAAAAGAAACTGCGGAAAGCCATCAATGATGAAAAGGCATTGCAGCACCAGTTAAAGCAGCTTACCCGAAAGGAACGGACGCACCGGCTCTGTACTCGTGGCGGTATGCTGGAAAGTTTTCTGCAAGAGCCGGAACGCCTGACAGATGATGATGTCATGCTGTTGTTGAAACTCATTTTTCACAGGCAGGACACGCAGGAACTATTGAAAAAACTGCTGGAACGGGAGAAGCCGGAAACCCCTTAGTTTACTAAGGGCGCAATTATACACCACCCAAAGGTTGGTGCATTGCGTTCTCCGAAGGCTCCTCGCCGGAGGGCTGTGATTTTCCGCAGTCAAGGTCTGCTCCAAATCATACAGGGGACGCTACGCTTCCCCTGCGCTGGCTGCCGCCAGCTACCCTTTTGTGGACTTGCCATCTGGGGACACCTTGCGCTGTAAGCTGTTCCCAGCCGACAAGTTTCATAAAATATGCTATCTTTTCGATAATCGATGAAGTATAATAAAGTCAGAAATAAATCAGGAATTTGAGGTCAAGGCTTAAACGGGAGGTTTATATGAAAAAATACCAATGTCCTTGCTGCGGATATTTTACCTATAATGTTCCGGCAAATGAAGATTGTGGGTATATCTGTCCCGTTTGTTTTTGGGAGAATGACCCATTCATTGCTTCTGATAACGAACCAAGTGACTCTAATCATGGAATAACGCTAAAAGAAGCGAAATCCAATTTCTCAAAATTTGGTGCTTGTGAAAAAGAAATGTTATGTTATGTCCGACCACCAAGAGATGATGAAAAGAAAATTTCATAGCAACAATGTCGAAGTTATGGAGGGAATAAAAGTGAAGGACACTGCTAAGAGAGCAATAGTTACAGTTATTGTGTTTGTTATAATTTATGTTTTATCTGGTCCAATTATCGGATATACAAACTACGATATGTATTTGAAAGGAATTGAATTTTTATCAGCGGTAATCGGAGCAGGATGTTACTGGATAGGAAGCAATAAAAAATAGTTCTTGAATTTGACAAAGGAGTTGGAAGTATGAAAAGAATAGGTACAGCATTGACTATCGTGTTCATCATCGCTGGATTTGCAATTTCCTTTTTTATTGGACACTATGTGAGCGACAAGTCACATACAGAAAGTCGAGCAGCACAATTTGATAAATATATTTCTCGTGCGATTGATACAATCAAAGATAAAGGTCTGTCCATTGATGGCGCCCCAGAAGCGATAGCCAGCAATATTTGGGTGGCACACGAATTTTGTG includes these proteins:
- a CDS encoding type IV secretory system conjugative DNA transfer family protein — encoded protein: MSNKIKKLLILNLPYLIAGLVCTNLGEAWRIAEGADMSEKLLSFLSALGTAFSNPMPSLHPMDLLIGVCCGTGLRLAVYLKGKNAKKYRHGMEYGSARWGTQRDIEPFEDPVFANNVILTRTERLMMGNRPKNPANARNKNVLVVGGSGSGKTRFWLKPNLLQCHSSYVVTDPKGDIVIDCGQALLKNGYSIRIFNTINFRKSMHYNPFAYIHSEKDILKLTTTLIANTKGDGKAGDEFWTKAETLLYCALIGYIHYEAPLEEQNFATLIEFLNAMEVREDDETFQNPVDQMFEALKKKKPNHFAVRQYAKFKLAAGKTLKSILVSCGARLAPFDIEEVRDITMYDELSLDTVGDKKTALFLIMSDTDPTFNFLISMIYTQLFNLLCEKADDVYGGRLPVHVRCLIDECANIGQIPNLEKLVATIRSREISACLVLQAQSQLKAIYKDNADTIIGNMDSRIFLGGSEPTTLKELNQALGKETIDLYNTSDTRGNSPSYGTNYQKVGHDLASVDELAVLDGGKCILQLRGVRPFKSDKYDLTQHPNYKLTAGADKKNTFSIEAFLDHRLKLKPGDKYEVVDADHAK
- a CDS encoding helix-turn-helix transcriptional regulator; translated protein: MHISYKPLWHTLLERDMRKEDLRLAAGMTTNMIANMSKEGKHISMDTLARICETLNCEITDVIELVPDEPASTGGKEHERIETKNNGKRN
- a CDS encoding TnpV protein, with the protein product MRELKPRITENGIDYILVGDYYIPDLKLPEEHRPIGKYGRMHREYLREVHPARLNTLILTGELWTYLADLNEQAQERLDTIMEQMKATEGVTEELKRTQQMEWVQRCNNIHNRAEEIVLHDIIYSYGSN
- a CDS encoding DUF1835 domain-containing protein; the protein is MIEIVFGESACGSLKIAQTYGKGKYRGSAVSVFMRHEDGSVPSSDEMKEAQIQAQEQEHIAWENAIPLGGKSSDVYCFDMALSVGDISDNGIGEQRKNVLKKMLSVWFVEDLDYQVEEKIQKIKTTLSSVIERYVAGEEVRIWYSYNPDELCGMYWLMKQLRPLNCQTTIYLVKLPAWEYGKENTMTSKIAWGEVSPGEWGKYITLQEKAKPVFLSACAMKWNQLQNENAPLRAMLNGKLQSVSEDIYDSFILREIAEQPEQFKMAIVIGNVLGKYQLGISDVWISNRIDKMLEDGVLEIIQDAPKGETNYRRILRKRMK
- a CDS encoding helix-turn-helix transcriptional regulator: MKGATSIQERLWELRKDKGLNLEELSKLTGISKSALGSYEKEDFKEINHGNLITLADFYGVSVDYLLCRTENREQINTPLTELHLNDEMVALLKSGRINNRLLCELATHKDFIKFLADIEIYVDGIATMQIQNLNALVDTVRHEIIERYRPGEDDPHLKVLQAAHISDDEYFSHMVLDDLNLIIRDIREAHKKDSESAPQTTVADELKENLEAVENFKGSRDEKLVVLYCKQLGINYKNLSDEEFRWLIRILKKSKKMGTPISQRKKR
- a CDS encoding DeoR family transcriptional regulator → MNFEFMTIDTPLPPCMPFPRALTGFPVSSTAKVMYCRMLDAMLSKGQEDENGILFVCFPVTAIAAVLSRSPMTVKRSLNELETAGLIMRVRQGVGEPNRIYVLIPGKEDAALA
- a CDS encoding DUF3847 domain-containing protein → MPDTSKLEKLNRELEKSEKKLRKAINDEKALQHQLKQLTRKERTHRLCTRGGMLESFLQEPERLTDDDVMLLLKLIFHRQDTQELLKKLLEREKPETP
- a CDS encoding CPCC family cysteine-rich protein translates to MKKYQCPCCGYFTYNVPANEDCGYICPVCFWENDPFIASDNEPSDSNHGITLKEAKSNFSKFGACEKEMLCYVRPPRDDEKKIS